A single Alcanivorax borkumensis SK2 DNA region contains:
- a CDS encoding alkane 1-monooxygenase, with the protein MSENILTEPPRSDADNEGYVDRKRHLWILSVLWPATPIIGLYLVSQTGWSIWYGLVLILWYGLVPLIDTMLGEDYSNPPESVVPKLEQDRYYKVLTYLTVPIHYAALIISAWWVSTQPIGVFEFLALALSLGIVNGLALNTGHELGHKKETFDRWMAKLVLAVVGYGHFFIEHNKGHHRDVATPMDPATSRMGESIYTFSLREIPGAFKRAWGLEEQRLSRCGKSVWSLDNEVLQPMILTVVLYAALLAFFGPLMLIFLPIQMAFGWWQLTSANYIEHYGLLREKLPNGRYEHQKPHHSWNSNHVMSNLILFHLQRHSDHHAHPTRSYQSLRDFSDLPTLPTGYPGMFFVAFFPSWFRSLMDDRVMEWAHGDINKIQIQPGMREFYEQKFGVKGSESPDTTVAK; encoded by the coding sequence ATGTCAGAGAACATTTTAACCGAGCCCCCACGAAGTGATGCTGATAATGAGGGTTATGTGGACCGAAAGCGCCACTTGTGGATTCTTTCTGTACTGTGGCCAGCAACACCAATAATTGGCCTATATCTCGTATCCCAAACAGGGTGGAGTATATGGTACGGATTAGTATTAATCCTATGGTACGGCCTAGTCCCTTTGATCGACACCATGCTTGGCGAGGATTATTCCAACCCTCCTGAATCCGTTGTTCCTAAGCTTGAACAAGACCGTTACTACAAAGTTTTAACGTACTTAACCGTTCCTATTCATTATGCAGCGTTGATTATAAGTGCCTGGTGGGTATCTACCCAACCAATAGGGGTATTCGAGTTTTTAGCTCTCGCCCTTTCTTTGGGCATTGTTAATGGACTGGCACTCAACACAGGCCATGAACTCGGGCATAAAAAAGAAACCTTTGACCGCTGGATGGCCAAGCTTGTACTGGCCGTGGTCGGATATGGTCACTTCTTCATTGAACACAATAAAGGGCATCATCGTGACGTAGCAACACCGATGGACCCGGCTACATCCCGCATGGGCGAATCTATTTATACGTTTTCACTGCGTGAAATTCCTGGTGCCTTTAAACGGGCATGGGGCTTGGAAGAGCAGCGCCTCAGCCGTTGCGGCAAAAGCGTATGGAGCCTAGATAATGAAGTCTTACAGCCTATGATTTTGACGGTAGTGCTTTATGCCGCATTGCTGGCATTTTTCGGTCCTTTAATGCTCATCTTTTTGCCCATTCAAATGGCCTTCGGCTGGTGGCAGCTGACCAGTGCCAATTATATTGAGCACTACGGACTGCTGCGTGAAAAGCTGCCGAACGGGCGTTACGAGCATCAAAAACCCCATCATTCATGGAATTCAAACCATGTAATGTCGAACCTCATCCTGTTTCATCTGCAACGTCATTCAGATCACCATGCGCATCCTACAAGATCTTATCAATCACTTAGGGACTTCAGCGACCTTCCCACCCTGCCTACGGGCTACCCTGGGATGTTCTTCGTCGCATTCTTTCCCTCCTGGTTTCGTTCACTAATGGATGATCGGGTGATGGAGTGGGCGCACGGAGACATTAATAAGATCCAGATTCAGCCGGGAATGCGTGAATTCTATGAGCAAAAATTTGGAGTAAAGGGTTCGGAGTCACCCGATACAACCGTTGCCAAATAA
- a CDS encoding rubredoxin: MAKYQCPDCEYIYDEVAGHPHEGFPPGTSWETIPEEWACPDCAVRDKADFVVIESGSASPASGAATPEVRTATTPPKAEASPQKSTGASTPSANNKAKAKAKAKPARAKSSKDSTGKETTFRKWICITCGHIYDEALGDETEGFAPGTLFEDIPDDWCCPDCGATKEDYVLHED; encoded by the coding sequence ATGGCTAAATATCAATGCCCCGATTGCGAATATATATACGATGAAGTCGCTGGCCACCCACACGAAGGCTTCCCCCCAGGAACGTCTTGGGAAACGATTCCTGAAGAGTGGGCCTGCCCAGACTGTGCAGTAAGGGATAAAGCTGACTTCGTAGTAATAGAATCCGGTTCCGCGTCCCCGGCGTCTGGCGCGGCCACCCCAGAAGTGCGCACTGCTACCACCCCACCTAAGGCAGAGGCTTCACCTCAAAAATCAACGGGGGCCTCGACTCCTTCAGCTAACAATAAAGCCAAAGCAAAGGCTAAAGCCAAACCCGCACGGGCAAAATCGTCTAAAGACTCCACCGGCAAAGAGACCACCTTTCGTAAATGGATCTGTATCACTTGCGGTCACATTTATGATGAAGCTCTTGGCGATGAAACTGAAGGGTTCGCGCCAGGCACTCTTTTTGAAGATATCCCGGACGATTGGTGCTGTCCCGACTGTGGTGCCACAAAAGAGGACTATGTCCTCCATGAAGATTAG
- a CDS encoding aldehyde dehydrogenase family protein, with protein MKIANLAEVGATNAPTADTIDSVFSALQRAQLARRASFTLDVRIAQLNKLRDSLKRHESNIIAACAADFKKPAPEVKLTELLPVLQEIRHAKKHLRKWMRPKWAPASIGVLGTKSHVRPEPKGVCLIIAPWNYPLNLALGPLVSALAAGNSVIIKPSEMTPHTSKVIANIVAETFPPDLVSVIEGDAAVSQKLLALPFDHIFFTGSPAVGKVVMEAAAKNLCSVTLELGGKSPTVVGPNANIKKAARNIVWGKFANNGQTCIAPDHVFVHSNIAAQFNQALQKEIGRVYGKTLEAQKSTADYCRIVNRRHFQRISNLIDDAKSKGAKIFEGGAIDTDQNFIAPTLITNVSNDMDITREELFGPILPIIEYDDIDSVIEQINDNPKPLALYIFDEDKSFAKHIVEQTSSGAVGINLTVVHFLHPNLPFGGVNHSGIGAAHGEYGFRSFSHDKVLMEDRHSLIHLLFPPYTGWVRQLINAAVRILG; from the coding sequence ATGAAGATTGCTAATCTGGCTGAGGTTGGTGCGACTAACGCGCCAACCGCCGATACAATTGATTCCGTCTTTTCTGCATTACAGCGGGCGCAACTTGCGCGCCGTGCTAGTTTCACTCTGGATGTTCGAATAGCGCAGCTTAATAAGTTGCGAGATTCGCTCAAACGCCACGAATCAAACATTATTGCCGCGTGTGCAGCAGACTTTAAAAAACCTGCGCCTGAAGTCAAATTAACTGAACTCCTCCCGGTACTTCAGGAAATTCGACATGCAAAAAAACATTTGCGCAAATGGATGCGTCCCAAATGGGCGCCCGCCTCCATTGGTGTATTAGGTACAAAGTCCCATGTCCGGCCGGAGCCAAAGGGTGTGTGCTTAATTATTGCGCCCTGGAATTATCCTCTCAATCTTGCACTAGGCCCTCTAGTATCAGCGTTAGCTGCCGGCAACAGCGTCATCATCAAACCCTCGGAAATGACGCCACACACCTCTAAAGTCATTGCCAACATTGTCGCCGAAACCTTCCCGCCTGACTTAGTCAGCGTGATTGAAGGCGACGCTGCTGTATCACAAAAACTGTTAGCCCTGCCCTTCGACCACATATTTTTCACAGGCAGCCCTGCGGTAGGCAAGGTAGTTATGGAAGCTGCCGCCAAGAACCTCTGCTCGGTAACACTCGAGCTGGGAGGGAAATCGCCTACCGTTGTAGGCCCAAATGCTAATATAAAGAAGGCCGCAAGAAACATTGTTTGGGGTAAGTTCGCTAATAACGGCCAAACCTGCATTGCTCCAGATCATGTTTTTGTGCACAGCAATATTGCAGCGCAATTCAACCAAGCGCTTCAAAAAGAAATTGGCCGCGTTTACGGAAAAACGCTTGAAGCTCAAAAATCTACCGCTGACTATTGTCGAATAGTAAACAGGCGTCACTTTCAGCGAATTTCAAACCTAATAGATGACGCAAAATCTAAAGGGGCGAAAATTTTTGAAGGCGGGGCTATAGATACTGATCAAAACTTTATCGCTCCCACATTGATTACAAATGTATCCAACGATATGGACATCACACGGGAAGAGCTATTCGGCCCTATTCTGCCCATTATTGAATACGATGATATCGATTCGGTTATTGAACAAATCAACGACAACCCTAAGCCTCTCGCGCTTTATATATTTGATGAAGATAAATCCTTTGCTAAACATATTGTTGAGCAAACAAGTTCAGGGGCTGTGGGAATTAACCTAACGGTGGTGCATTTTCTACATCCGAATCTTCCGTTCGGTGGAGTCAATCATTCAGGGATCGGAGCGGCGCATGGCGAATATGGCTTCCGTTCATTTTCACACGATAAGGTTTTGATGGAGGACAGGCATTCTCTTATCCATCTCCTTTTCCCTCCCTACACTGGCTGGGTTCGGCAGCTTATAAATGCTGCTGTTCGTATTTTAGGCTGA